The following are from one region of the Scylla paramamosain isolate STU-SP2022 chromosome 45, ASM3559412v1, whole genome shotgun sequence genome:
- the LOC135094504 gene encoding transcription factor aptf-1-like isoform X2 codes for MAGVEHSDEIHEEILSCGGIANEEEIVHIIQDDSRVAEEGQESEEAASSELEFWVPPLLAVGREGQRLTVTQEELQRRVSPPECLSQTMLLSLLRLSKEKGKDLRQTLAKNGIKKLTPKSAVISSFTKLTETEAAQLAEDYFYLASRNLHLREISREVVGARGGWEQFEGQASMIKDVLEHIVREVESRDTPLTLMTHGFSPLILRAVVDIIIEIITFKDTTPAPS; via the exons ATGGCCGGCGTGGAGCACAGCGACGAGATTCACGAGGAGATCCTGAGCTGTGGCGGCATAGCGAATGAGGAGGAGATAGTGCACATCATTCAGGACGACTCCCGGGTGGCAGAGGAGGGCCAGGAGAGCGAAGAGGCGGCCAGCTCAG aGCTGGAGTTCTGGGTGCCACCTCTCCTGGCTGTGGGGCGAGAGGGGCAGAGGTTGACAGTCACACAGGAGGAGCTGCAGAGGAGAGTGTCACCACCAGAGTGCTTGAG CCAGACCATGTTGCTGTCCCTGCTGAGGCTAAGTAAGGAGAAGGGCAAAGATCTGAGGCAAACACTGGCTAAGAATGGCATCAAGAAACTCACTCCAAAGTCTGCTgtcatctcctccttcaccaaaCTTACTGAGA cggagGCAGCACAGTTGGCAGAGGACTATTTTTACCTGGCATCCCGTAACCTGCACCTGAGGGAGATAAGCAGGGAGGTGGTGGGGGCTCGGGGCGGCTGGGAGCAGTTTGAGGGACAGGCCAGCATGATCAA GGACGTTCTGGAGCACATagtgagggaggtggagagccGAGACACCCCCCTCACCCTCATGACACACGGCTTCTCCCCCCTCATCCTCCGAGCTGTGGTGGACATCATTATTGAGATTATTACCTTCAAGGACACCACCCCTGCACCTTCCTAG
- the LOC135094504 gene encoding uncharacterized protein LOC135094504 isoform X1 translates to MAEKVIAAISLACLLIDTVLILICSAKHFMRGLHSNGIYHGAITLTIYCLAGIITNIFHFVRHELSRMAQRSEVKKIKTILLIFIPNYYLVFWSVKRFILSESLTVKCWTASLRIFYCSTGSLTQAVFQGYLVVRLWWEEGVSNVDYIIVIVTAVYLCLYAIYGVCRYVWVQYYDETGSYLPAKHIILITFTLTLNMSGRVAAMSVVMGTLGWYWLLFAIISPFLVNLAVYTYTAIQRGSHSTGCFENTCRYINLVPLALLSSMTVSDKRSLTVLTTFAWMGSYFPQILKNHTTKYQWLVWSIPTVAQIAALVIMMLQWEVFKVAFYRFSRVVRQPSGWQLQRKPDRNERAELKS, encoded by the exons ATGGCAGAAAAAGTCATAGCTGCTATCTCTCTGGCTTGCCTTTTGATTGACACTGTACTGATCCTGATATGCTCTGCCAAACATTTCATGAGGGGCCTCCATAGCAATGGAATATATCACGGGGCCATCACTCTCACCATCTACTGTCTTGCTGGGATCATCACAAACATCTTCCATTTTGTGAG GCATGAGCTATCCAGAATGGCACAGAGGAGtgaagtgaagaaaattaagaccATCCTGCTTATCTTCATTCCAAATTATTACCTTGTATTTTG GAGTGTGAAGAGATTCATCCTGAGTGAGAGCCTGACGGTCAAGTGTTGGACGGCTTCCCTCAGGATCTTCTATTGTTCCACAGGCTCCCTCACGCAAGCTGTTTTCCAG GGTTACCTGGTGGTCAGGCTGTGGTGGGAGGAGGGTGTTTCTAATGTTGACT ACATCATCGTGATAGTAACAGCGGTGTACCTGTGTCTGTACGCCATCTATGGGGTGTGTCGCTACGTGTGGGTGCAGTACTACGACGAGACAGGCAGCTACCTCCCAGCCAAGCACATTATCCTCATCACCTTCACCTTGACGCTCAACATGA GTGGGCGAGTGGCGGCCATGTCCGTGGTGATGGGGACCTTAGGATGGTACTGGCTCCTCTTCGCAATCATCAGCCCTTTCTTAGTCAACTTGGCTGTCTACACTTACACAGCCATTCAGAGGGGCTCACACTCCACAGGCTGCTTTGAGAACACCTGCCGATACATCAACTTGGTACCTCtggccctcctctcctccatgacAGTATCCGACAAGAGATCCCTGACCGTGCTCACAACATTTGCTTGGATGGGGTCGTACTTCCCACAGATTCTGAAGAACCACACTACCAAGTATCAGTGGCTGGTCTGGTCTATCCCGACTGTTGCTCAGATCGCTGCCTTGGTGATTATGATGCTGCAGTGGGAGGTTTTTAAGGTTGCCTTCTACAGATTCAGTCGTGTAGTGAGGCAGCCAAGTGGATGGCAACTTCAGAGAAAACCAGACAGAAATGAGAGAGCAGAATTAAAATCGTAA